A window of the Phragmites australis chromosome 20, lpPhrAust1.1, whole genome shotgun sequence genome harbors these coding sequences:
- the LOC133902239 gene encoding transcription factor IBH1-like, translated as MEGKRPPCHRRRRRRSAERAVGRKVRELRRLVPGGAAVPADRLLLRTADYIVRLRARVELLRALSELIPVTTHGGGHADGEDDAPLAS; from the coding sequence ATGGAGGGGAAGCGGCCGCCGTGTcatcgtcgccggcggcggaggtCGGCGGAGAGGGCGGTGGGCAGGAAGGTGCGGGAGCTGCGGCGGCTGGTGCCGGGCGGCGCGGCGGTGCCAGCCGACCGGCTGCTCCTCCGCACCGCCGACTACATCGTGCGGCTCCGGGCGAGGGTCGAGCTCCTCAGGGCTCTCTCCGAGCTGATCCCCGTGACGACCCATGGCGGCGGCCATGCCGACGGTGAAGACGACGCCcctctagctagctag